ATGATTTAGACTCTACTCTGCAAAATCAGGGAGAGAGCCAAAGCGAATATAGCAAGGTGAATGGTACACTCAGAGCACTTCCTGGTGGTCTGACAACAACTGATAATTCTGGTGTTTCTCATTTCTCATCACCTTCGGCATCATTTTCACCCAACAGGTATTTACATAAATACAATTCATCATCTAAACATCAGTTTACCAGGTGGAGACATTACAACTTAGGTGTTACCAATGCAGTATTAATAATGTTTGTGTAAAGAGTTTTTAGCCAGCAGTTTTCTTCATAGATACAAACAGAAACAGTGACATTAGATTGGCTTAGGTAGGTATCAAATAGAAGGAGAATATGACAGACAGCTCAATTTATCTGGACAAGGTTTGATGCCAGTGGACGAAGTTAACAGCAGTATGAAGAAGGTCCCTCTCTGTTTCTATTAGTAAATGTCATGTTATAACACATCATACCAATCTTTCCCCTAATTTTAGTGATGTATCATTTTAGGATCTTGTTTTGAAGATCCAGGAGCATGAACAGGAGGTCGTACAAATGAGGAAACATCTTTCTGAATATTCCATCAAGGTAATGAAGAGCCTGTATTTTTAATACATCACTTttgttttgatatgttattgttgaaGTGAATGGTTTTTGTTTTTCGTAGGAAGCACAAATTCGCAACGAGAAATATGTTCTGGAAAAGAGAATTGCTTATATGCGCATGGTAGGCCAGAGTGACTGTTATGTCAATTTCACTCATCTCTACTTGGGCTTGAACTTATTGATGTCTTTGCTCTTAACATCTGTGTAGGCATTTGATCAGCAGCAACAAGATCTTGTTGATGCTGCATCTAAAGCGATATCGTACAGACAAGACATAATTGAGGAAAATATACGCCTGACATATGCACTGCAGGTATGCCTGCACCTTCACGTGGACTCATATTTTCCTCCCTCCATCTATTAGTGTGTTAATGTTAATGATTAGATCCATATGGAGAAGAACATGCTGTGTATTCTAATTTTCGGATTATTGTGTTTGTTGAATATGCCTTTCTTGTTCATTCTATTTGGATCTCCCAGATTCCCACCCATGCGACTATTTGCCTCTCTCCATCTGGTTTTTGTTTTAGTTATACGATGTGTCTGTTTGCAATCAACTTATGTTGTGTGGCTTTAATTCTTTATACTGAAAAGAGTTAGTTTTTAAGGATTAGCCTGATGTTTTCTTGGGATGGTGCATATTTGCCATCAATTTCTGTTGTGTGGCTTTGATTCTTCATACTGAAAAGATTTAACGTTTAAGGATTAGCCCGATGTTTTCTTGGGATGGTGCATGCGCACTTTTTATAAGTATTCAGCAGTAGCTGCTATCTGATTTTTTTATTGCAAAATTTCCCCCCTTCTGCGATAGTATTTTTGAGGTTAATGTGTTCTTTCAGGCTGCACAGCAAGAAAGATCAACATTTGTATCATCTTTGCTGCCACTTCTTGCAGAGTACTCACTTCAGCCACCTGTAGCTGATGCACAGTCAATTGTCAGCAATGTCAAGGTTAGCATGGCGCTATCTATTGACCTGCCTACTTACTAAAGGCACAGATGCTATGCCACTTCCTGTCCAGATGCAAcagaaaaataggaaaaataatttatgcaagGCACCAAGGGTTGCATCCTACAGATGCCATATGTAAAAGCAAATTCTACCTTACCACTGTAAACTGATTAATTCTTCCAGAGCTCAGCAGAAgttactccctctattccatattagttgaatttctaagggatttttcattgttcaaaataattgtattgttcaaagttcaagatggatgtttgaaacttttttcatattttcccTTTCATTtgttgaagttttatattttctaggagataaatcacactacttgaaaagttatatttatgattttacaatgggcaatagtggaaagtatggttcaaattttgtccttgaatgtttttcttaatatgtatgcattaccttagaaattcaactaatatggaatagagggagtatatGATTAGCTGGAATTGCTGTAGTGCCACGTTACAGCAACAAATATGCCTCAATATCCAGTTAGTCGGAATCGGCTATATGAATCTTCTATATTCATTCAGCTCTTGTTGGGTCTGTTCATTGTAATACCCAACAATTAGTCTTTCTGGACAAATTAAGGGTTCTCTAAAACTAGAGATAGTGTCAGATTCTATAGTTTTAATCCTCTAGGACTCATCCTTCCAGTGCAAAATACCCAGTATAAGCTGTTAGCTGTTTTTCTTCTTACATAAGACAGGGAACCACTAGATAGTCTCATTTGATGGGTAAAACATATCATCATTTCTGAGGTATCGAGTTTTGTATTTGTTTGTCCTCTTTCTCAGTAAGTCTTCCATAATGTTTTGTCATCATATTATCTCCATTTCCATTAATTGGGCTGAAGTAAAGAAAAGTGAGAGAAGTTCAAGATTTATCATGTGAACAATGTAAGAGCGAACGAGTGAAGGATAATGTATGAAATTGATTGTGAGGATTGTTTAAatcgtaaataaataaaaacttgaTTCCCAAATTTGTGAAGTGTAGATGGAATGTAAGCAGGGTTTATTTTAAGTCAACTATTCTAAAATGCCAATATAGTTTTTCTAGCTCAATAAGCAACGCATTGCAGGTTTTGTTTAGACATTTACAAGAGAAGCTTTTTGTTACTGAGGTATGTTTGCTTGAAGTACAAATTCTATTAACTCTTACCCACTAGTCATGTGGAGATAAACTTCCCTTCTTTAATTGAACATCTTGAAGATATATAGGTACTCGTTTTGTAGGCAAAGTTGAAGGAATCTCAGTACCAAATGGCACCTTGGCGATCAGATATGAACCTGTCAAATTTTGCTCACTCACCTCCTCAGTCTGCTGGTGTAAGTTAGTTTAGTGACATAATATGTTGGAAGgaatttcttctcaaattcacGATGGATTTCTTATTTCTCATGTTCTCTTATAGATTAAAGAAGGTCTTGAACTAGTACCACAACAAGCCTATTCCAGTGAAAAGGCTCCTCTTTCGTCAGATCCTCGGACTACAACAGACTGGGATCCCTTGAGGAATCCTCAGAGTAGTCTAAACCGTGATGCAGAAAGAAATCTGGAGACTGATGACGTGGGGAGGTATTCACCTCTTACAAGCAGGTGAGCCTGATCAAATGGAGACTGCTACTGTGAACTGAATGTACAATTCCAACCATCTGCTTTCGGTGGTGGGTTCTGTTATCATTGACTTCTCCAAATGTTTGGTcatttttggatgaaattgaTGGCCAAATCATGTCTCCATCTTTCCACAAAATTGTATTTTCCAACTACCATTTCTGGTTCCtcagaaaatgatgaaaaataatgatTCATATCATGTGGCCTTGAATGGATTATGTGAAATAAATTTAATCCCTGAGAAAAGATTAAGAAGCTCAAATGCTCAGAATTTTGTTAAGGATGAACAACTGTTGTATGTTCCCTTATCAAGgaaaagaataattatttttttgcagTTGTGATGCTAGTATAGGTTGATTCTGTCTgtgtttgtttttgttggttaaTTGTGTTTAATGGTTCTAGTTGATTCCCTTCATCCCAATTTAGTCAAAATTGTATGATCTTCTTGAGCATTAAAAAGGAATGTTTTGACTGCATTGTTGCTTTGGAATTGGTCTGAAGATATGGATTTTGAAaagtaataattttatcttacaATATAATATGCTGTTTAGAGTAGCCCAGAAAACCCTACTTTCATATCTCCCACGGGCATCGACCCCTCCAACAAATGGTCAATATCTAACCATTTTCTGCTATGTCAAGTGATGGAAATGATTATCTTAATTTACATCAGTGGTAATAAAAACATTTAGGCAAATGCCTTTTGGAGCTTTTTATGTTTCTCTCTCACTTTAGCAAATACCACTTGACCTTCATCATTAAATAGGTTGTCATCTCAACAGCTAGTTTACCACTTGAGCTTCAACTTATTGTAGATTATTTCCTTCTAAGCTTAAGTTCAAAGActgcttatttttttttcttttttcttttttacttttaaacAATTGATGCTTGACAATGATAAAGTAGGTCCTGATGTGGACTACTTGTGAATAGTTGGTTAGATAACTTGCATGTTTAACCCGTCAGACTTTCAAGGCTTTATTGTGATGACTTGTTAAATTGTCCTTGTCTGCTGTCCTCATTGTGTCTGTCGGCTCTTTGTGCATTATTTTTtatatcctttttattcttatttgtaGATTTAATCAAGGTTGCCCATTTGAACTTATGGAATTATAATGTGTGAATGTGCGTTGTCGTCTTGATTATACTCTTGCAAGCAGCGGTTCTTGGACTATCAGTTATATCTTATAGCTTTTATGGTTGAATCGTTGAGTGTCAATATGGATATTTGATTTAGCTGTTGTTTTTAAGGCATTTCCTTGTCAATTTATATTTAAGTATCCATTGTTTCTCCTCTCCTGGGGTTTGACGTTAACCTTTTCTGTTTTAACTATTTTatttgcaataatgtgcgactATGTCTGGATTAATTTGCTGACATCATTAACTTTACGAGAGTCTTTGCCAGTCAAGCTATATGGGATGGTCCTCTGCCCTTTTACTGCAGTTGCAAGACCACTATAAAGATTTCAACATTGTTGTGAACTAGAAATTTGCAGTCAAATCATAACTGTTAAGAGCATCATAGCACACTTGATCACCTATGCATAGACTAATTTCTGGACTGAAGCAGTTGTAAACATAAATTCATAGTCAAGATTATAGGACCCCATCTTGCTTCTTTCTCCCTCATACATGGTAATCTGGTTTGTGTTAATCTGCTGATTTCTCAGGTTAAACATTTGTTTTCGTGGGTACAAACTTGGTTCTTTTTGCAAGAGGATTTATGTCACACCTTCTATAGTGTGCTCTTATATCATGGTTCATTTTGGTTGCTTTTAAgacttctatttattttcatggTTTGTAAGATTTGCTTGTTTTCACTTTGTTTATTGATTAAGTTCCAATTTTGAGTAACTTTGTTCTTTGGGTCTTTACATCACCTGATTCTACAGGAACACTACAGCGCAAGTCATACCAGCACAACTGGCAGTAAGCCATGGTTATACACATTCCAAGCCTAAAAGTGAAGAAACATCCAGTAAGCAAGTTACTTTTAGTGATCTCATCAGCAGCAATGAGATGGATGATTCTGACATGGAAAGACATCAAAATGATAGAGAGCCTTCAGTTAATTGGACTAATAAAAGCTCACCATACACATCACAGCTAGATGATCCAGGCTCATCATACTCTCCGTACCTGCCACCAGTTCTCGAGGAACCTTCATCGTCCTATTCAGAAGGTGAATTTAGTGTCTTTGCTTGATTGCCGTTGTAGCATAATTTAAACTGCAAGAAGATTAAGTGAAATGTGAAATCGAAGAAGTTTCACCGTGGGGTAGTGTCCACATCTGACCAGGAATTACGCAAACAATTGGAGAACTGTGTTGTTCCCTGatagttttttttgtttgtataagGCAAACCTTATGCTGGTTAGTGGTTACTGTGCCTTAATCTTGAGAATTGTTCAGCCGCAGATGAAGAGGCACTACCTGCAATAGAGGGTCTCCAAATTTCTGGTGAAGCTTATCCTGGACAGGGACTCCAAGCTTGTGGCTACTCTATTAATGGAACAACCAGTTGCAATTTTGAGGTGTTCCTTGCTTTGATCTTTCTCGCTTTCTTCCTTATTCGTTTCCGTTACTGCCGCTTCTGATTCTCTGGTTCCACTTGTATCATGATCACTTGATCTTTCATGCTTTGTGTTGTCCTGTTGGAACTtaacatttttattctttttggtTCTTCTTGAACTTGCAGTGGGTTCGCCATTTGGAAGATGGATCTTTTAACTATATAGAGGGTATCCCGCTAAACAAGTCACATATCTTTTCTGCTTTATTTCTCCTTTGAGGTCACATGACACTGTTGTGACAGGGGCAAAACAACCAACTTACCTTGTCACTGCTGACGATGTTGATACTTACCTTGCTATTGAAGTGCAACCATTGGACAACCGAAAACGGAAGGTAGTGCTTCTATCCCCTGCTGCCTCTTTATATCAGCCTCCATGCTTCCCCCGAAAAATTAAAGCACTCTACTCCATCCTTCTTAATCCAACGAGAGAAAGctttaagtatcttgggtcttTGATCATAGGAAATGGGGAGATCGACGATGATAACACACATCGTATTGGTGTGGTGTGGTTGAAATGGAGGTTTGCATTCGGATTCTTGTGTGATAAAAAGGTATCACAAAATCTTAAAGTTAAGTACTATAGAGTGGTTGTTAGATTGTCTTtgttatatggggtggagtgttggccagtcagTAATTCTCATATCCAGAAGATGCAAGTGTTAGAAATGAGGATGTTAAGATGGATGCGTGAGCATACTAGGAGCGATAGGATTAGGAATGAGGATATCCGGGACAAAGTGGGAGTGGCCTCTGTGAtggacaagatgagagaaaGGAGGTTGAGAttgtttgggcatgtgaagaggaaatgtgcagatgccccagtgaggaggtgtgggACATTGGATATAGTGGGTACaaggagaggtagaggtagactCATGAATTATTGGAAGAGGTGGTTAGACAAGGATATGTCACATCTTAAGCTTACCGAAGACATGAACTTATCTAGGGGTGTTTTAATGCCTTTTCCCTTAAAATTTCAAGGCTTTTGTCAACAGAAATAGACGAATAGTTCATTTATGTCTGTTTTGTATTTCTTTATGAGGAGGGGAGGTCCCGTGAATAGGGAGAAGAAGGCGGCCATACACCTAAGTGGTGTAAGGTGAAATTTCAACCATTCAACTCCATTCTCACTGTTTATAAACATCCTTTGGTGTTTATTCTAGTATAAAAAGGGAAGACTACAAAAATAATATGGtttattttatctattataataaaagCTGTTCTATTTTATTAGGTTTATCTTGATGAGAAACACTGCAATGACTTTTTGGTTTTTGATTTCCAGGGTGAACTCGTGAAGGTCTTTGCAAATGAGCATAGGAAGATAACTTGTGG
The sequence above is a segment of the Solanum dulcamara chromosome 11, daSolDulc1.2, whole genome shotgun sequence genome. Coding sequences within it:
- the LOC129874467 gene encoding uncharacterized protein LOC129874467 isoform X1; its protein translation is MENGGDSLVPKLAGWNLNDSNNPKNNDGLYQVLKAVEAAEATIKQQVDENNRLRTELQKKILEVEKYRSGELKGQTPHSVGQLDHLNEADGAHPSNLSLGSQLPELRNMDSIGRNLSSNMLLAKDPRQNDLDSTLQNQGESQSEYSKVNGTLRALPGGLTTTDNSGVSHFSSPSASFSPNRYQIEGEYDRQLNLSGQGLMPVDEVNSSMKKDLVLKIQEHEQEVVQMRKHLSEYSIKEAQIRNEKYVLEKRIAYMRMAFDQQQQDLVDAASKAISYRQDIIEENIRLTYALQAAQQERSTFVSSLLPLLAEYSLQPPVADAQSIVSNVKVLFRHLQEKLFVTEAKLKESQYQMAPWRSDMNLSNFAHSPPQSAGIKEGLELVPQQAYSSEKAPLSSDPRTTTDWDPLRNPQSSLNRDAERNLETDDVGRYSPLTSRNTTAQVIPAQLAVSHGYTHSKPKSEETSSKQVTFSDLISSNEMDDSDMERHQNDREPSVNWTNKSSPYTSQLDDPGSSYSPYLPPVLEEPSSSYSEAADEEALPAIEGLQISGEAYPGQGLQACGYSINGTTSCNFEWVRHLEDGSFNYIEGAKQPTYLVTADDVDTYLAIEVQPLDNRKRKGELVKVFANEHRKITCDPVMHSCIEKTLYSGHALYKVSLSTRYLDIWEPATFAIKRDGYSIKANGPGGVLVNEKFSQSTIVSIPYGSPTEFSIFDSRGLEHLLKAENDQGDISCSRDTIVLTMRLFIIRAGEKKKGRRRGLFFNK
- the LOC129874467 gene encoding uncharacterized protein LOC129874467 isoform X3 translates to MENGGDSLVPKLAGWNLNDSNNPKNNDGLYQVLKAVEAAEATIKQQVDENNRLRTELQKKILEVEKYRSGELKGQTPHSVGQLDHLNEADGAHPSNLSLGSQLPELRNMDSIGRNLSSNMLLAKDPRQNDLDSTLQNQGESQSEYSKVNGTLRALPGGLTTTDNSGVSHFSSPSASFSPNRYQIEGEYDRQLNLSGQGLMPVDEVNSSMKKDLVLKIQEHEQEVVQMRKHLSEYSIKEAQIRNEKYVLEKRIAYMRMAFDQQQQDLVDAASKAISYRQDIIEENIRLTYALQAAQQERSTFVSSLLPLLAEYSLQPPVADAQSIVSNVKVLFRHLQEKLFVTEAKLKESQYQMAPWRSDMNLSNFAHSPPQSAGIKEGLELVPQQAYSSEKAPLSSDPRTTTDWDPLRNPQSSLNRDAERNLETDDVGRYSPLTSRNTTAQVIPAQLAVSHGYTHSKPKSEETSSKQVTFSDLISSNEMDDSDMERHQNDREPSVNWTNKSSPYTSQLDDPGSSYSPYLPPVLEEPSSSYSEAADEEALPAIEGLQISGEAYPGQGLQACGYSINGTTSCNFEWVRHLEDGSFNYIEGAKQPTYLVTADDVDTYLAIEVQPLDNRKRKEMGRSTMITHIVLVWCG
- the LOC129874467 gene encoding uncharacterized protein LOC129874467 isoform X2, whose protein sequence is MENGGDSLVPKLAGWNLNDSNNPKNNDGLYQVLKAVEAAEATIKQQVDENNRLRTELQKKILEVEKYRSGELKGQTPHSVGQLDHLNEADGAHPSNLSLGSQLPELRNMDSIGRNLSSNMLLAKDPRQNDLDSTLQNQGESQSEYSKVNGTLRALPGGLTTTDNSGVSHFSSPSASFSPNRYQIEGEYDRQLNLSGQGLMPVDEVNSSMKKDLVLKIQEHEQEVVQMRKHLSEYSIKEAQIRNEKYVLEKRIAYMRMAFDQQQQDLVDAASKAISYRQDIIEENIRLTYALQAAQQERSTFVSSLLPLLAEYSLQPPVADAQSIVSNVKVLFRHLQEKLFVTEAKLKESQYQMAPWRSDMNLSNFAHSPPQSAGIKEGLELVPQQAYSSEKAPLSSDPRTTTDWDPLRNPQSSLNRDAERNLETDDVGRYSPLTSRNTTAQVIPAQLAVSHGYTHSKPKSEETSSKQVTFSDLISSNEMDDSDMERHQNDREPSVNWTNKSSPYTSQLDDPGSSYSPYLPPVLEEPSSSYSEDEEALPAIEGLQISGEAYPGQGLQACGYSINGTTSCNFEWVRHLEDGSFNYIEGAKQPTYLVTADDVDTYLAIEVQPLDNRKRKGELVKVFANEHRKITCDPVMHSCIEKTLYSGHALYKVSLSTRYLDIWEPATFAIKRDGYSIKANGPGGVLVNEKFSQSTIVSIPYGSPTEFSIFDSRGLEHLLKAENDQGDISCSRDTIVLTMRLFIIRAGEKKKGRRRGLFFNK
- the LOC129874467 gene encoding uncharacterized protein LOC129874467 isoform X4, encoding MPVDEVNSSMKKDLVLKIQEHEQEVVQMRKHLSEYSIKEAQIRNEKYVLEKRIAYMRMAFDQQQQDLVDAASKAISYRQDIIEENIRLTYALQAAQQERSTFVSSLLPLLAEYSLQPPVADAQSIVSNVKVLFRHLQEKLFVTEAKLKESQYQMAPWRSDMNLSNFAHSPPQSAGIKEGLELVPQQAYSSEKAPLSSDPRTTTDWDPLRNPQSSLNRDAERNLETDDVGRYSPLTSRNTTAQVIPAQLAVSHGYTHSKPKSEETSSKQVTFSDLISSNEMDDSDMERHQNDREPSVNWTNKSSPYTSQLDDPGSSYSPYLPPVLEEPSSSYSEAADEEALPAIEGLQISGEAYPGQGLQACGYSINGTTSCNFEWVRHLEDGSFNYIEGAKQPTYLVTADDVDTYLAIEVQPLDNRKRKGELVKVFANEHRKITCDPVMHSCIEKTLYSGHALYKVSLSTRYLDIWEPATFAIKRDGYSIKANGPGGVLVNEKFSQSTIVSIPYGSPTEFSIFDSRGLEHLLKAENDQGDISCSRDTIVLTMRLFIIRAGEKKKGRRRGLFFNK